tttatGTGTATTTTGCTCCAATGGTTAGCAAGAtgcttgaatttttttaaaccgtttttttaatttattttatgatTCAATTCACAAGTTTTCAAATAAAACAATTGTTTTACGTTCTTTTATTTTCCAAGCTAATTTGCTTAACTTGGCTAATTGCTCATATGTAGTACGGAATACTACTGATTCATGGGTTTTCAAGCAATCGCTATAGATACACCTCCTAATCCCCTACTTCGTATAATACTACTACATACATGTCAATTCAATTAAATTCCGCCTTCACCGTCCAAAGGTCAGATTGTTATAAtcttccaaaaatagaaaagttTAGAATTTTTGACAATGGAAGGAATAGTTCTCCAAGTTTATATTTTTGTTATTACGTCCTTTCTTCTCCGTTATGGGACACTTAAACATGTGTATTATTTTCATATAGTGTCTCAACAATATGTAGGGCGAAAAATCCCACATTCCCACTCCATCAATCATCAATGCAAACAAATCAGCGTGTCTTTAAATTATCGAAAAGATAAGTAATTGGGTGAATTTGAAGAGAAAACAATTATGCATCCATGCTTTTGGTCATGTAACATAGGGATTTTTAGAGGATGTGACGACTCTTCTATGCTATTGTATGTCAATCTATTTGCATTGTCGATGATATCATTTTTAAGTATCTCTTCCTCAGCTTTTCCCTTCATCAACGTATAGAATCCAAGCGCTATGATCATTCCTCCGATCACACTGCACAACAAGAatcattttatttcaaagtAAGTAGATTTTTCGTCAAATAAACTAGGTCGATTTTTTAGTATTATATTAACTATTTATCATAACGTAACAAAACAAAGTCAATCAAAATCAAGTAATCAACCATAAACTCGATTCAGTTAAAACCACAATATTTTCATCTTAATTTCATGCATTATCAACTGCCGATTTGAGAATTAATTAGACATCTAAAAGTATTCTTTAGACACTTGTCATACGGAGTATTCACTTATGTTTTGGCCGGAGAACGCGCAACACATGTGAGTAGAACTACAAGAACGGAGTAGTGATGCAAACAAGATTTAAAAAGTTGACCAAATGAAAATAAAGGTACCTCCCAAGATGCAGAACATCTCCGAGGAAACAAACTCCCATGATAACTGCTATAATCATTTGAAGTGGCTTAAACATTGCTACAAATACCGGACCTTTCACTCTACATAACCATATATCAACAATATATAACATACTAACTGTTACAGCCTGCTCAAAATTCAGATGTTACATCAAATATATTAGTTTTGCGAGCAAAATCAACAATAATAAATTCATAATATGAACTTTATATACAAAGAATTACCCCAAACAGAATAGCTGTCAATTCGATACCATAGTTTGGTGTCCAAACACTTGAATCCTTTTCTGCAATAACAGTAACAATGGCTGCCAATATAGTCTCAAAGAAGAAAGTAATTAGTGTTATTAGCACCTCTGAAGGGAAGTCCCTCGCAATCCAAGTCTGAGAATCAAGAAAGCAAATATTATTAGCCCTAGCTAGCTAGTAATATCACGTACTCCCTTAATTAGGGCGTGTCTTTGAAGAAGGTAACAATTGTAACATTGAATGACACGTGATTTTGTTATAAATTCAAAGAAAGAATAATCCGATTGAATTGAAAAAGTTCGATCATTACCTTTGTAACATATATAAACGAGACAAGTATGCAACTTATAGAGAGAAACATCCCTCCAACAATCCAATTTGGTTGAGTTTGAAGTTGAACATCAAGAGATGGCGTGTTTGGTGAAGGGAATGCAATAATTGGGAGTCCTTTGTAGAAGATCACAACGAATGCTCCACTAATTGATACTATTGTTCCTATTAACTTAACTATGCTACTTTTTGAACTTAGGTTCAATATCTCcatcctacatttcacaattCAATTAGGTCAATGGGAGTGGATTTGTAGCAATCACAACACGTTAATGAGAATGAATCTGTATGTAACTTTATAAGAAAAATAATAGTAATGGTAAATTAATCTCATCAAATTGTCTCTTTCTCTTcataaattttcattaccatTCATTACCACTTGGAGTAAGGAATTTCACTTTGTTGTCAAATTATACTtaaattattatcattattgcCATTTATTACCGGATATCAAACGTTCAGTCACAActttatgtatatatatgtactgatcTAGAAATTTACCTGAATATTATGGCTATAATGAAAGTGAAAGCAAGGGAGAGATTACTTGTTGCTGATGCAAGTGTCGGTGAGCTATTACGAATTCCAGCATAGAAGAACATAGAACAACCATAGCTGCATACATTCAAATACAATTCAAAATCTTAATTTTACGATAAATGAAACCAAAGTGTACAATTAGTTTGTTGTTCAAATGATATAATAATTTTAAGTCATATCTCTCCCTCCTAGCTTTTAGTAACTTGAGGTTTGTAGGAAAAATCATGAAAAGTAAGTGTAACttcttgaaaatgaaagaatCGGTGTTGTTTGGTTTGCAGAAACATCATAAGTTACACTTTTTATAAAGTCTTGTTTcttaaaaaattaaagaataTTGTTTACCTAAATCCTCTCAGGTGCAGTATATAGAACTTTCCTATATTTAACCAAAGGACATTCCTACTTCAATTACATGGAAATATTTATACATGGGTTTCTCTCTGCAAAAATTTACTTCTTTTGATCAACCAAAAGAGAAAACTGATTTCAGCACATTATTTATTGACTATGTCATCTTAACACACATTCACGTGAATAGAGCATACGTAGTATAAAATTGTGTGTTTATAATGGATATCCTAGAATCATTTCCTATAAAatgattactccctccgtccttaaATATTAGTAGTcttgttttgacttttcaactcgtttcaactcaatatttgcatgtaaatatctccaaatatgtatgttaaaaaaatataaaaatttgatattgttaaactacatattaagacgaacaaaataagacCGCACGTGAAATGTTTTGAAGTACGTATTagaaagaaattagaagattaTCTTAATTTATGAATAATATTAAGATTCCAAATgggactaatattcgagaacagagggagtactaattTACAACCGTGATTGAAAAACATAAGGCCCAACCCATATCTATAATGATATATTGATATCTAACATATTGTAGTACACAGTACTGAGTAGTGATTAATTTGTACGTATCttgaattgattttagaaaaAATCAAGATACTCCGTAACATGAGAATCAATTGATAAAAATGAATCGGTTTTGGATcctttagagttctaaaataactctacaaggtagagtttgagcatatcaaccattgattgaaaaatcaatggttcatatattatcttttcaaaattccccctattttttctcatcaatatgagcccttgattttaaaatgtatggtttagatacaactctaccttgtagagttttattaaaactctagaggatccggactcAAATGAATATTACCTGATAATTGCAAGCAAGAATATCCGCAAAATTGTAGAACATCTAATAGGAGGAGGCGGTGTTTTCCTGTTCAAAACCATTCAACATCTTCAAAACTAATGTGACAATTACTTAAATTCTGATGGATTGAAAGTAACCTTTGAGGTATTGTTATACATAACGATGACATACCTGTGGTAGAGGAAAGTGGTGGGAGCAAGAATGAATAGAGAGATGGCATGAGTGTAAGTAATGTAAACATTGTTGCTCATTCCTTGAGCCATAGCTGCTTTTGTAATTGTATTTGAACCCACAAACACCACTTCCATTGCCACTATTATTCCAAATATCTTTATTTCCCACATCTTTTTTctgttcttctccttcttctttctctctttctctcttttctaggATTTTTTGGTCTTTTGTATTCGAAAGATTCATTATTACAAACTAAAAACAAttatttctttttaataaaGGTGTAAATTAGTAGTAATTTATACATATAAGTGCAAATTTACTAATAACAACTCCCCTTCAAACAaactatattttaataatataattaacctTTAAATAGATCGGACCAAGTTAGAGATGCCACTAATAGGAATTAAAAAAGACCATGCCACTATGAGTCTATGAAAGAAAATTATATACTTCGTAGTggatttgtttttttctttcatCATGCACGATTTCATATTCTTAAAATAAAAACAGAATAAATGTTGTTAAATTTGTAAGGTTATTCGTCTAAGATTCTAAGATTAGGTGAATTTACATTATTTTTTGGGTTTGATCTAATTCAATGATACTTTTCTgatcatttttgttttttacgggtttgtaaaaaataatgcgaaataataaattcatgtAAAAGGCGATCTGATAGATTTTTATTCGTCATATCAGGTATGGGCTAATTAATTGGTGAAACTAGAAAGCTAATTGCTTTGATAAAAGCTTTTGGTCAGTCCGGACATATTTCATAATATCTACTCTTATCGGCTTATATATGTTGCTACCTCACCCATTATTTATTACGTAGTAGACAGTAAAAAAGGTGGTGATGCTAATGAGCTTTTGGCCTTGTGAATTATTTTTCTAGGAATTTTTATGTCGAAGTCCATAACAAAGCATAAAACTCAAGTCTACTTTGGTTTGACCAAAAACATTTTCAACGAAAAATGATTTTTCAAGGAAAACCCAATAAACAAAGCATACAACATAAATCCATATTTTGGTTTGATGAAAAACATTACCAATGAAAAGAAACTCAATTCTAAGTTAGTTTTCCATTGTTTGTTGAGTTACAAGAAAAGTTATACGGAATGCAGTGGCGTATCCAGGATATTGAAACAGGGTAGACACAAAaggtacaatttttttttaaaaaaaagatacAATGAAAATGACAATTTGCGGAGTTATATGTTTCCATAAAATTTACCAATTTCATTGTTCACCGttattttataaattctaaGATTTTAAAGATTATACAATATAAatgtatacggagtactacgtgTTATAGGGCAAATAACAACAAAactttaaaaatatataaagtagaaattaaaaatcaaatatgACGTGCCATCCCGAAAAAAAAACTTGAATTTTAAATACTTGGCAAACTTAAAATAAGGTTTATATATTTAATCTGCAACAATGAAACATGAAGACAAGATGCTAGAGTGGTTAATGAGGAATTCTAGTTATGTTAATAGCGAAAACATTTATACATCCATCAGACCCGAACCTGATATTTTTGGAGCCAAGGAGCCTCTTCTTCAAAATTGTACTTTAAATTTGAAGTTATTTTTCGATAATAGAGATGTATTACCTCTGGTAATCTCAAGTTAAAAATGGTGTcaagataaaaaataaaaacaatgtaAACATGCATAATTAACATTTGTACATGACTCGGAAATTTTTGAGGCCCATGTAGGCATGTAGCATAAACGCACATACGAGTCATGTACGAATGTTAATTATGCATGCATCTGCTAAGGGTCGACTATGACATCCATACTCTTGGCATGTAACATAGGGATTTTTAGAGAATGTGACTCTTCTTCTATGATATATGTCAATCTATTTTCATCATCTTTTTTACGCATCTCTTCTTCAGCTTTCCCCTTCATCACCGTGTAGAATCCAACTGCTATTATCGATCCTCCGATCACACTGCAAAACATAATTCTTTTATTTATGTTTCTGAATATTTTCTAAAAGTATATTGATCATGGCACTAccagaatttgtatctttaacgacaacctaattacgaagggtcaaaaattccgccgcaaaagtcttttgcgacggggctaacaaccaaacaaatacgggaacaaccgtcgcaaatgtcttttacgacgggtaaACAACGAGATTTTTCATTAATGACGACCCCCTTTCATGACGAATTCGCGACAGAAACCCCGATCATTAATCAAGGATTTTGGTCTTTAGCGACGAGACTTACCGtcattaatggtacaatttcttataTTGTCAGTGGATTTTttcgaaaggaaaaaaaacttaCTCTTTAATTGTTTATCCTAATGTAACAAAATCATAGATCTCGGAGTCAATCAAAATCAAGTAATTAACCATATATAGTTAATGGGTCAACTGGCTGAATCTCAGAAAAGTTTCATGCCAATATTTTTGGCCTACACATGGGCCATGGAAACTTGATTAGTCTGAAATTTCCTAAATAAAAAATGGATAGAACAAAGTCTCGAACAGAGTAATTCgctatttttttttgtgagggAAAAGAGTAAAACGCTAGATAAAACAAGTTGACCAAGTTACAAATAATGGTACGTAGACGTACCTCCCAAGATGTAGAACATCTCCTAAGAAAGAAACTCCCATAATGACAGCGATTATCATTTGAAGTGGTATAAACATTGCTACAAATACTGGTCCCTTCACTCTACACAACCATACACTAACCATATACAATATACTAGCTGTTACAGCCTGATCAAAATTAAGACATGACACAAACATATTAGTTTTTTAGCAAATAAAGCTCAACCATAataaatttatattcaattattgATCTTTAAATATGAAGAAATATGTACCCCAAAGAGAATAGCTATCAATTCGACACCAATTCTTGGTGTCCAAACACTTGGATCACTTTCTGCAATAAAAGTAACGGTTGCTGCCACTATAGTCTTAAAGAAGAAAGTAATTAGTGTGATTAGCACCTCCGAAGGGAAGTCCCTCACAATCCAAGTCTGAGGAGAAAGAAatcaattattattatattaggaAATTTTTAAATGTAGCCCTAATTAAGTCCCCAAGTCGATCCCCCGGGGCTTGTGTCTCATAAGATGGTacaaacactacaagaaattgtaccattaatgactggaaatcccgtcgctaaaggccaataatcattgattaatgacgggattttctgtcgtGAACCCGCCATAAAGGGGGCCGTCATTAATGTAAAATCCCGTTGTTAACCCATCGTAAAAAACATTTGCGACGATTGTTCCCATCTTTGTTTGGTTATTAGCCCCGTCGAAAAAGACTTTGCGACGTGATTTTTAACCCGTCataattaggttgtcattaaagatacaaattcttgtagtgaaattaaaaataaaataaattgagCGATTCAGGATTTTATCATGAATCTAAAAACAAAGATCCattatattaaattaaaaaaagggCTTATGATTACCTTTGTAACATACACGAACGAAACAAGTATGCAACTTATAGAAAGAAACATCCCTCCAACCATCCAATTTGGTTGAGTTTGATGTTGAACATGAGAATTGAGAGATGGGTTGGTTGGTGAATGGAATACAATGATTGGGAGACCTTGGTAAAAGATTATAACAAATGCTCCACTAATAGAGATTACGGTTCCTATTAACTTAAGTATGCTACTTTGTGCTCTTAAGTTCAATATCTCcatcctacatttcacaattCATTTCAATGCATGTCAATGGCTGAAAATAGTAATGTACATTAATtatgacaaaaaaaatcaaacaatctcTACAATGTTGCTATATAACTCCTTTAATTTATAGCAAAATCCAATCAATTTCATCATAATGATTTATACTAATTGCAATACATAAGTTATAAAGTGGAAGTTATATTGATAACTTAAAatagacacttatttaggaacagtGAAAGTCAGTTAAAACGACATTTATTTAAGAAAGAATGGAGTAAAAACTAACCTGAAAATGATGGCTATGATGAAAGTGAAAGCAAGAGAAAGATTACTTGTTGCTGATGCAAGTGTTGGTGAGCTATTACGAATTCCAGCATAGAAAAACATGGAACAACCATAACTGCATTTTAAAAGGGGTGGTTAGGCCGagaattaattgcaaattaagTTCCGCAAAGTTAAAACGTTTTAGTGAAATCATCCATACAAACAAATTCACAACCACCTGAGTTACTATATTGCCGGCCCtcttaaaatgagaaaactataattaatcattaaacaatCTTGACAGTTTAGCTATATCTATCATAGAGAACAACCATAGTTGCACTTAAAAtacaaacaaaaaaatttaCGATCAACCAGTGCAATCAGATCGTATCtacaaattaaaaattaatgttgTTCTTCATCCTACAAGGAGACCAATTAGTGATCGTGAATCATGCCCATGATTCGTCATGTACGGTTGTGCAAATTAATGATGCAGTCGACGACCATTATAACCAATTAATCATGTACAGCCGCAGACAGTGGCGGAATTAGCGGGTTACGGGTTAATAGTGGGCGGGTTAGCCGTACAACTACTAATGGTAGGGGTTGGACTTAGGGGGATTCGATTTTGTGACATGTCGCATACATGttttcaataaaaataaataagtaacAATCGTGAATTCGCGATTAAAAACATAAGGCAAGGTTTATGTTAGACCTGCTTATTGGAAAAGGTAGTCCAATGGGCATAAGGTTAGGGTCAAGCTTAGGGTTTGTATTGGACAGTGTTCTTAATTATTGAACAAGATCAATAAAGAGTCAAATTTATAGCACAAtattttgaaaactaaaatagttATGATGCACTAAAAAGTAtatgtatagcttcgtattcaCTTGTACATGCATTAttcaactcttttttttttcatttttccttgTTCATTTAGTCATTTATTGAACAATCCACTATTAACCCGCAAACCGTTTTAACCCGTCCATTATCAACTCACTAAAAATGACTCTTCCATTGCCCGACCCGTTTGACCCTCACTGACCCTGACCCGAACTGttcaataaccaggtctagtccATGTCTAAATATTTTACGTACTGCCGTATTAGAATTATTAAAAGCAATTTTCTCGTGTATTGAATTGTTTTTAGAAAAAAACAACGAGGAGTATGGTATGAGAAGCCATGCCCATGTATATCTTGCCATCTCGGACAGGAAATTAAGATAAATAATCATGGATtcatgggtgatgataaaggtcgcaagttgcgacaatatttagttgtcgcaatcttacgtgtcacagtataattggtacatataagcgTCACGTAGGTTatgagtcatcataatatttttactgtcaatgcaatatttttactgtAAAAATATGTCGATAATATAATCGATATAAAtgaggaaacaaattagaatattaagattttcctacctttttaaAAACATGTaaaatagattatataagttaaatattttagtttccgaTTTAAATCataacacataagcatgccatgtcatcattgtgacacggcttataggtcgcatgttgcgacctttatcattttcgaataaTCATACCTGATGATTGCAAGAAAGAAGATCCGCAAAATTGTAGAACGTCGAATAGGAGGAGCTGGTGTTTTCCTGTTCAAAACCATTCATTAACCTATCAATAATGTGACAACTAATTTCGGATGGATTTGAGCGCGCCTTAGAAGTACGGTATATAAAAATGGAGCAAGAATGACCATATGTATTGGTATTTGGTACGGTTGTACATGCAAAACTATTCAACTAACCTATAACTTCAAAACTAACGTACGTGACAACTAAATTAATTCGATGACGTACCTGTGGTAGAGGAAAGCAGCAGGGAATAGAAGGAGTAGAGAAATGGCATGAGTGTAAGTTATGTAAATATTGTTGGTCATTCCTTGAGCCATAGCTGCTTTTGTCAATGTATTTGAACCCACATACATCACTTCCATTCCCAATATTATTCCTATTTTCTTTATTTCCcacatcttttttttttctttctttctcttcctcTCAATTCTTTCCgatctttctttctctcttttttttaccttaatttatgtttcttctCTCATCACTTTGCCTTTTGCATTTGAAAGATACATTATTACAAACTATAAAATTCATTATATAAGACGTGCAATAATCTAATATTTACTTGCACATGTACGTGTAACTTTGCTATTTGCTAACAAACCCCTTTCAAATAAGATATCGGATCTTTTGAGTTATATAACTTTATTTTTGAATAATTCAAAGATTAATATGACATCAACTAGGATGCAAACAAGACGAGCTGAACCAACTTTTGGTATGTTCGAGCTAAACTTGTTGAAGATATATTATTAAGTTTTGAGCTAGTACGAGCTTTGGAAATTCTTGTTTGAGTTTGGCTCGTTAAGAGTTTGAGTTCAACCTAAATTTGTTTAAGTTTTATTTACGAACATGCTCGTTTGTATTTCGATTTTGAGCTCTATTTAGATCCAAACTAGTTTTCGGGCACGGGCAATGCTCCGGGTTACTAAATTAATAACATttgcatttctttatttttattttcgcaatgataacatgaaacatgtcaTGTCTTAGTGGTAAACTTAAAATCACGCTTACAAACAAACTTAAACGAATTGATCATGAACAAGAACGAGTCGAGCATGAATGCATTCGAGTTTTAGTCTTAAATCTTTTATTCAAGCTTGTTTATTGATTCACCTAATGAATTTTTTACCGAATCTTAACTGAGATTGTTCGGGCGTTGTTAGGAATAGTACGAGATAACAATCTAGACAAAGCACACACAATCACGTCCCAACttgtattattaatcaaaacCGTTATTAATAATACAATCAATCAACCTCACAGGTGTTTCTCTCAAACTATGCTCAAACTCAGGATCTCAAGCATATCAATCATAATGGTATATAAATCCCTATTTATATACCCCAACTTCCTAACCCTAGCCCTAGTATTAGGAAACACAATATTACTAGAATATTACAATTTAGGAGAAACCAATATACTAACAAATCTATCCCTAAAATACAACTCGTAAAATAGGAATACAATAACATAATATATCTCCTAAATAAATATCTATTAATATACCATAACTGAAACTCGTTGCCATATTGGGTTTAA
This sequence is a window from Spinacia oleracea cultivar Varoflay chromosome 1, BTI_SOV_V1, whole genome shotgun sequence. Protein-coding genes within it:
- the LOC130466203 gene encoding WAT1-related protein At5g40230-like, with translation MWEIKIFGIIVAMEVVFVGSNTITKAAMAQGMSNNVYITYTHAISLFILAPTTFLYHRKTPPPPIRCSTILRIFLLAIISYGCSMFFYAGIRNSSPTLASATSNLSLAFTFIIAIIFRMEILNLSSKSSIVKLIGTIVSISGAFVVIFYKGLPIIAFPSPNTPSLDVQLQTQPNWIVGGMFLSISCILVSFIYVTKTWIARDFPSEVLITLITFFFETILAAIVTVIAEKDSSVWTPNYGIELTAILFGAVTVSMLYIVDIWLCRVKGPVFVAMFKPLQMIIAVIMGVCFLGDVLHLGSVIGGMIIALGFYTLMKGKAEEEILKNDIIDNANRLTYNSIEESSHPLKIPMLHDQKHGCIIVFSSNSPNYLSFR
- the LOC110782851 gene encoding WAT1-related protein At3g28050-like translates to MEILNLRAQSSILKLIGTVISISGAFVIIFYQGLPIIVFHSPTNPSLNSHVQHQTQPNWMVGGMFLSISCILVSFVYVTKTWIVRDFPSEVLITLITFFFKTIVAATVTFIAESDPSVWTPRIGVELIAILFGAVTASILYMVSVWLCRVKGPVFVAMFIPLQMIIAVIMGVSFLGDVLHLGSVIGGSIIAVGFYTVMKGKAEEEMRKKDDENRLTYIIEEESHSLKIPMLHAKSMDVIVDP